A genomic segment from Acidimicrobiales bacterium encodes:
- a CDS encoding class I SAM-dependent methyltransferase, with protein sequence MSGTVAHLERVVGHPGSTPRRAGPEADVHPMRVLTEAMAADPASWDEAQRREVAAFFDGLAPEWHTRAGPGRDLPVLDAFARGVPEGLAGPAAEVGSGIGLASATVASRFAPALAVEISPEMLRLAPTGPAHRVLADGARLPVADGSLAAVVLMNAFLFGPECARVLRSGGVVVWVNSRGSETPIHLPAEAVVEALPGHWEATASEADTATWCVAVRP encoded by the coding sequence ATGAGCGGCACCGTCGCCCACCTGGAGCGGGTGGTCGGGCACCCGGGCTCGACCCCGAGGCGGGCGGGGCCGGAGGCCGACGTCCACCCCATGCGGGTGCTGACCGAGGCCATGGCCGCCGACCCGGCCTCGTGGGACGAGGCCCAGCGCCGGGAGGTGGCCGCCTTCTTCGACGGCCTGGCCCCCGAGTGGCACACCCGGGCCGGCCCGGGCCGCGACCTGCCGGTGCTCGACGCCTTCGCCCGGGGCGTGCCCGAGGGCCTGGCCGGCCCGGCCGCCGAGGTCGGTTCCGGCATCGGCCTGGCCTCGGCCACCGTGGCCTCCCGGTTCGCCCCGGCCCTGGCCGTGGAGATCTCCCCGGAGATGCTGCGCCTGGCCCCGACCGGCCCGGCCCACCGGGTGCTGGCCGACGGGGCCCGCCTGCCGGTGGCCGACGGGTCGCTGGCCGCCGTGGTGCTGATGAACGCCTTCCTGTTCGGTCCCGAGTGCGCCCGGGTGCTGCGCTCCGGGGGTGTGGTGGTGTGGGTCAACAGCCGCGGCTCGGAGACGCCCATCCACCTCCCGGCCGAAGCGGTGGTGGAGGCCCTGCCCGGGCACTGGGAGGCCACGGCCAGCGAGGCCGACACCGCCACCTGGTGCGTGGCCGTCCGCCCCTGA
- a CDS encoding betaine/proline/choline family ABC transporter ATP-binding protein (Members of the family are the ATP-binding subunit of ABC transporters for substrates such as betaine, L-proline or other amino acids, choline, carnitine, etc. The substrate specificity is best determined from the substrate-binding subunit, rather than this subunit, as it interacts with the permease subunit and not with substrate directly.): MITLDQVTKRYDNGQVAVRELSLEVPEGEICMLVGPSGCGKTTTMRMVNRLIEPTSGRIVLDGDDVTHVDPVALRRRIGYVIQQVGLFPHQTVADNIGTVPGLLGWDRARTRARTDELLDLVGLPPGDYRGRYPHQLSGGQRQRVGVARALAADPPVLLMDEPFGAIDPISRDRLQQEFLRLQDTVRKTVMFVTHDIDEAVTLGDRIAVMAEGGVLARYGTPSEILADPGSDFVASFVGADRGLKRLDVLPLERGDAEAPAVVLEVGLTLAEARRRLDAAGWVHAPVVDDGRLVGVLRHSATEGDGAGSTTVGDAAVALDARVAQDRHTLKDAFAALLLDDAGWVAVVDDREVLVGVISAERLHEIARRRAA, encoded by the coding sequence ATGATCACGCTCGACCAGGTGACCAAGCGCTACGACAACGGCCAGGTGGCGGTGCGGGAGCTGTCGCTGGAGGTCCCCGAGGGCGAGATCTGCATGCTGGTGGGGCCCTCGGGGTGCGGCAAGACCACCACCATGCGCATGGTCAACCGGTTGATCGAGCCCACCTCGGGGCGCATCGTCCTGGACGGCGACGACGTCACCCACGTCGACCCCGTGGCCCTGCGCCGCCGCATCGGCTACGTGATCCAGCAGGTGGGCCTGTTCCCCCACCAGACCGTGGCCGACAACATCGGCACGGTGCCGGGGCTGCTGGGCTGGGACAGGGCCCGCACCCGGGCCCGCACCGACGAGCTGCTGGACCTGGTCGGCCTGCCCCCCGGCGACTACCGGGGCCGCTACCCCCACCAGCTCTCGGGCGGGCAGCGCCAGCGGGTCGGGGTGGCCCGGGCCCTGGCCGCCGACCCGCCGGTGCTGCTCATGGACGAGCCCTTCGGGGCCATCGACCCCATCAGCCGGGACCGCCTCCAGCAGGAGTTCCTGCGCCTCCAGGACACGGTGCGCAAGACCGTCATGTTCGTCACCCACGACATCGACGAGGCCGTCACCCTGGGCGACCGCATCGCGGTGATGGCCGAGGGCGGGGTGCTGGCCCGCTACGGCACCCCGTCGGAGATCCTGGCCGACCCCGGCTCGGACTTCGTGGCCAGCTTCGTGGGGGCCGACCGGGGCCTGAAGCGCCTCGACGTGCTGCCCCTGGAGCGGGGCGACGCCGAGGCCCCGGCCGTGGTCCTGGAGGTGGGGCTGACCCTGGCCGAGGCCCGCCGCCGCCTGGACGCCGCCGGGTGGGTCCACGCCCCGGTGGTCGACGACGGCCGCCTGGTCGGCGTGCTGCGCCACTCGGCCACCGAGGGCGACGGGGCCGGCTCGACCACGGTGGGCGACGCCGCCGTGGCCCTCGACGCCCGGGTGGCCCAGGACCGCCACACCCTCAAGGACGCCTTCGCCGCCCTGCTCCTGGACGACGCCGGGTGGGTGGCGGTGGTCGACGACCGGGAGGTCCTGGTCGGGGTGATCAGCGCCGAGCGCCTCCACGAGATCGCCCGCCGCCGCGCCGCCTGA
- a CDS encoding ABC transporter permease, with protein sequence MHLQHVTSPWTLAVSNTERWWWGEWVGRDANRELIADATREHVILTVGAVLLGLAIALPAAVAVHRHPRLKGVVLGTAGALYTVPSLALYATLVPYTGLSRTTALVPLVLYTLLILVRNTVTGLEQVPAEVRDAADGMGLSPRQRLWKVEMPLALPSIMAGVRIATVSTIGMLTIAALVGLGGLGQLILVGLNRPVRTAVTVGVLLSIVLAVGSDVGLAALGRRLAPWSARRRRRGPAGPVAAHAGAGAPADAATGAVVGA encoded by the coding sequence GTGCATCTCCAACACGTCACGTCGCCCTGGACCCTGGCCGTCTCCAACACCGAGCGCTGGTGGTGGGGCGAGTGGGTGGGCCGGGACGCCAACCGGGAGCTCATCGCCGATGCCACCCGGGAGCACGTCATCCTCACCGTGGGAGCGGTGCTGCTGGGCCTGGCCATCGCCCTGCCGGCCGCGGTGGCCGTGCACCGCCACCCCCGCTTGAAGGGCGTGGTCCTGGGCACCGCCGGCGCGCTCTACACGGTGCCGTCCCTGGCCCTCTACGCCACGCTCGTCCCCTACACCGGCCTGTCCCGCACCACCGCCTTGGTGCCCCTGGTCCTCTACACCCTGCTCATCCTGGTGCGGAACACCGTCACCGGCCTGGAGCAGGTGCCGGCCGAGGTGCGCGACGCCGCCGACGGCATGGGCCTCAGCCCCCGGCAGCGGCTGTGGAAGGTGGAGATGCCCCTGGCCCTGCCGTCGATCATGGCCGGGGTCCGCATCGCCACCGTCAGCACCATCGGCATGTTGACCATCGCCGCCCTGGTGGGCCTGGGCGGCCTGGGCCAGCTCATCCTGGTGGGCCTGAACCGGCCCGTCCGGACCGCGGTCACGGTGGGCGTCCTGCTCTCCATCGTGCTGGCCGTGGGCTCCGACGTGGGGCTGGCCGCCCTGGGCCGCCGCCTGGCCCCGTGGTCGGCCCGCCGTCGGCGCCGTGGTCCCGCCGGCCCGGTCGCCGCCCACGCCGGCGCCGGGGCCCCGGCCGACGCCGCCACCGGCGCGGTGGTGGGCGCATGA
- a CDS encoding ABC transporter permease, with amino-acid sequence MDQVVDVVNWLRDAANWRGSTGAWARVGEHVQISAVAVLAAVVLAVPGTLWLGHTRRFGLLAINVSNVGRALPSFAILVVGTQLLGLLEKPVIGSVSVFVALVALAVPPIVTNTYVGMAEVPDEVRDAARGMGLSEGQILRRVELPLAVPLIMAGVRTSAVQVVATATIAAQLGFGGLGRFIIDGYALRSSGGFTDVLAGALLVAALALATEGALGLVQRALTPRGLRIERRAHRPDLLDDASPVGAGPEPVPVAA; translated from the coding sequence GTGGACCAGGTCGTCGACGTCGTCAACTGGCTCCGGGACGCGGCCAACTGGCGGGGCTCCACCGGGGCGTGGGCCCGCGTCGGCGAGCACGTGCAGATCTCGGCCGTGGCCGTGCTGGCCGCGGTCGTGCTGGCCGTGCCGGGGACGCTGTGGCTGGGGCACACGCGCCGTTTCGGCCTGCTGGCCATCAACGTGTCCAACGTGGGCCGGGCCCTGCCCTCCTTCGCCATCCTGGTGGTCGGCACCCAGCTCCTGGGCCTGCTGGAGAAGCCGGTCATCGGCTCGGTCAGCGTGTTCGTGGCCCTGGTGGCCCTGGCCGTGCCCCCCATCGTGACCAACACCTACGTGGGCATGGCCGAGGTGCCCGACGAGGTGCGCGACGCGGCCCGGGGCATGGGCCTCTCCGAGGGGCAGATCCTGCGCCGGGTCGAGCTGCCCCTGGCCGTCCCGCTGATCATGGCCGGGGTCCGCACCTCGGCCGTGCAGGTGGTGGCCACCGCCACCATCGCCGCCCAGCTCGGCTTCGGGGGTCTGGGCCGCTTCATCATCGACGGTTACGCCCTGCGTTCCTCCGGCGGCTTCACCGACGTGCTGGCCGGCGCCCTGCTGGTGGCGGCCCTGGCCCTGGCCACCGAGGGGGCCCTCGGCCTGGTGCAACGGGCCCTCACCCCTCGGGGCCTGCGGATCGAGCGGCGGGCCCACCGCCCCGACCTCCTCGACGATGCCTCGCCCGTCGGCGCCGGGCCGGAGCCCGTGCCGGTCGCAGCCTGA
- a CDS encoding glycine betaine ABC transporter substrate-binding protein has product MITHRRRLAGVLLIPLLALAMGACTDSDDGDATGDTSGPDTAEFTFRPLDTGGPNTVAALEAGDIDIALLFSSNGAIAANDWVALEDDQGLQQAENFVPAIRTEATSDDIAAVLDAVSEGLTDDVIRAAVARVSIDGGNPEDVAADVLTELDVPADLTAEGDLTVGSANFTESTLVAQIYGQALEAAGVTVDYTPEIGPRDVYFPALETGEIDLIPEFTGSLALFLDDTAEPGSDPDAALEAARELTESRGVTLLGIAPAQSANTFVVTSQTAEKYDLAKMSDLVDVEDPLVLGGPPECPERPFCIPGLERLYRLKFAS; this is encoded by the coding sequence GTGATCACCCACCGACGCCGCCTGGCCGGCGTCCTCCTCATCCCCCTCCTGGCCCTGGCCATGGGGGCCTGCACCGACAGCGACGACGGCGACGCCACCGGCGACACGTCCGGCCCCGACACCGCCGAGTTCACGTTCCGCCCCCTGGACACCGGGGGTCCCAACACCGTGGCCGCCCTGGAGGCCGGCGACATCGACATCGCCCTCCTGTTCTCCAGCAACGGGGCCATCGCCGCCAACGACTGGGTGGCGCTGGAGGACGACCAGGGCCTCCAGCAGGCCGAGAACTTCGTGCCCGCCATCCGGACCGAGGCCACCAGCGACGACATCGCCGCCGTGCTCGACGCGGTGAGCGAGGGCCTGACCGACGACGTGATCCGGGCCGCGGTGGCCCGGGTGTCCATCGACGGCGGCAACCCCGAGGACGTGGCAGCCGACGTGCTCACCGAGCTGGACGTGCCCGCCGACCTCACCGCCGAGGGCGACCTGACCGTGGGTAGCGCCAACTTCACCGAGTCCACCCTGGTGGCCCAGATCTACGGCCAGGCCCTGGAGGCGGCCGGCGTCACCGTCGACTACACGCCCGAGATCGGCCCCCGCGACGTCTACTTCCCGGCCCTGGAGACCGGCGAGATCGACCTCATCCCCGAGTTCACCGGCTCGCTGGCCCTGTTCCTGGACGACACGGCCGAGCCCGGCTCCGACCCGGACGCGGCGCTGGAGGCGGCCCGCGAGCTGACCGAGTCGCGGGGCGTGACCCTCCTCGGCATCGCCCCGGCCCAGAGCGCCAACACCTTCGTGGTCACCTCCCAGACGGCCGAGAAGTACGACCTGGCCAAGATGTCCGACCTGGTCGACGTGGAGGACCCCCTGGTCCTGGGGGGCCCGCCCGAGTGCCCGGAGCGGCCGTTCTGCATCCCGGGCCTGGAGCGGCTCTACCGCCTGAAGTTCGCCTCCTAG
- the pdxH gene encoding pyridoxamine 5'-phosphate oxidase — translation MLDLSATREQYLHDGLHRADLAPDPLDTFRAWYATWEATGPYDPAAVALATATPDGRPSVRFVLVRRVDHGFCFFTDTTSRKGQELAANPQAALCFGWIALSRQVRAVGRVESLTVAEVDTYWRTRPVGSRISAAASAQSQPVADRAALEQRRDEVAGAVRGDDVPRPDGWGGYRLVPDEVEVWQGRADRLHDRFLYTRSGPGWDLQRLMP, via the coding sequence GTGCTCGACCTCTCCGCCACCCGCGAGCAGTACCTCCACGACGGCCTCCACCGGGCCGACCTGGCGCCCGACCCGCTCGACACGTTCCGGGCCTGGTACGCGACCTGGGAGGCCACCGGCCCCTACGACCCGGCCGCGGTGGCGCTGGCCACCGCCACCCCCGACGGGCGCCCGTCGGTGCGCTTCGTGCTGGTGCGCCGGGTCGACCACGGCTTCTGCTTCTTCACCGACACCACCAGCCGCAAGGGCCAGGAGCTGGCCGCCAACCCCCAGGCCGCCCTGTGCTTCGGGTGGATCGCCCTCAGCCGCCAGGTCCGGGCGGTGGGTCGGGTCGAGAGCCTGACCGTCGCCGAGGTCGACACGTACTGGCGCACCCGCCCGGTGGGCAGCCGCATCTCGGCCGCGGCGTCGGCCCAGAGCCAGCCCGTCGCCGACCGGGCCGCGCTGGAGCAGCGCCGCGACGAGGTGGCCGGCGCGGTGCGGGGCGACGACGTGCCCCGGCCCGACGGGTGGGGCGGCTACCGGCTGGTGCCCGACGAGGTGGAGGTGTGGCAGGGGCGGGCCGACCGGCTGCACGACCGCTTCCTCTACACCCGCTCCGGGCCCGGTTGGGACCTCCAGCGGCTGATGCCCTGA
- a CDS encoding penicillin acylase family protein produces MPPRRRPWSSSARRLLAVALAATLLAAACSGDDGDGDEGARPGDDGPAGTVLGQGDRYEATIRRDGAGVPHITADTLAGAAFGQGWASGEDRACDLADQLVRIRGERARWFGPGEDDEHIASDLSWRAIGVAEVAAADWETVSDEVRTLLTAFAEGWNAHLAEVGADGLAGWCAGEEWVQPVEPVDLYTYARSIALQASSGAVADLLGSAQPPEATPTPDAGGEGGAVVPQSTRGAGTGAGLGGDAPLASNGWAVGAERSTAGGGLLLANPHFPWEGELRFWEVHLTVPGELDAYGVQLSGLPGIGIGFTDTFGWTHTVSAGNRFTAYTLDLVPGSPTTYRYGGEEREMTSEEVTVEVLGDDGELTDETRTLWRTHYGPVLDFPGVGWTDTQAITLRDANIDNDEFLEQYMAMMQADDLDDFIAIHRDVGGVPLFNTIATSADGRAWYADTSATPALSDEALTGYETSLAADVIVAAAADAGAILLDGSDPVNEWEEREGARDPGLVPYAEMPVAERSDYVFNANDPFWISHATELLEGDYSPLHGRQGTAPSPRTRENATVLDDTTAEGPSGPDGTFTLEELAAAAVQNRGYTSRALREAVVERCTGAAPVAVPALTDDEGAEELPAATVDVAEACAVLEAWDGTYDVDSVGPPVWRELMGRFAGEDLTEAGALWAEPFDPAEPIATPRGLAPIPQPDPDPVLVNLARAVQVLDAAGVAVDTALGEVQVAERNGTLVPIHGGQGADGVTNVVEWGGGGTILDPATTDLSRDPVVSGSDLAEVTGSGADGTGYRITYGTSFMMALAYGEDGPQAQVFLTYGNTEDRDDPAYLAATEAFSDKEWRPVAFTEAAVARAAVETITVRG; encoded by the coding sequence ATGCCCCCCCGCCGCCGCCCCTGGTCGTCCTCCGCTCGCCGGCTGCTGGCCGTGGCCCTGGCCGCGACCCTGCTGGCCGCCGCCTGCTCGGGCGACGACGGCGACGGCGACGAGGGCGCCCGCCCCGGCGACGACGGGCCGGCCGGCACCGTCCTGGGCCAGGGCGACCGCTACGAGGCCACCATCCGCCGGGACGGGGCCGGCGTGCCCCACATCACCGCCGACACCCTGGCCGGCGCCGCCTTCGGCCAGGGCTGGGCCAGCGGCGAGGACCGGGCCTGCGACCTGGCCGACCAGCTGGTGCGCATCCGGGGCGAGCGGGCCCGGTGGTTCGGGCCCGGCGAGGACGACGAGCACATCGCGTCGGACCTGTCGTGGCGGGCCATCGGCGTCGCCGAGGTGGCCGCGGCCGACTGGGAGACGGTCAGCGACGAGGTGCGGACCCTCCTCACCGCCTTCGCCGAGGGGTGGAACGCCCACCTGGCCGAGGTGGGGGCGGACGGGCTGGCGGGCTGGTGCGCGGGCGAGGAGTGGGTGCAGCCGGTGGAGCCGGTCGACCTCTACACCTACGCCCGCTCCATCGCTCTCCAGGCCTCCAGCGGGGCGGTGGCCGACCTGCTGGGCTCGGCCCAGCCCCCGGAGGCGACGCCCACCCCCGACGCCGGCGGTGAGGGCGGGGCCGTCGTGCCCCAGAGCACCCGGGGCGCCGGGACCGGCGCCGGCCTCGGCGGCGACGCCCCGCTGGCCTCCAACGGCTGGGCCGTCGGGGCCGAGCGCTCCACCGCCGGCGGGGGGCTGCTGCTGGCCAACCCCCACTTCCCGTGGGAGGGCGAGCTGCGGTTCTGGGAGGTCCACCTGACCGTGCCCGGCGAGCTCGACGCCTACGGCGTGCAGCTCTCGGGCCTGCCCGGCATCGGCATCGGCTTCACCGACACCTTCGGCTGGACCCACACCGTCTCGGCCGGCAACCGCTTCACCGCCTACACGCTCGACCTGGTCCCCGGCTCACCCACCACGTACCGCTACGGCGGCGAGGAGCGGGAGATGACCTCCGAGGAGGTCACCGTCGAGGTGCTGGGCGACGACGGCGAGCTCACCGACGAGACCCGCACCCTGTGGCGCACCCACTACGGGCCGGTGCTCGACTTCCCCGGCGTGGGCTGGACCGACACCCAGGCCATCACCCTGCGCGACGCCAACATCGACAACGACGAGTTCCTCGAGCAGTACATGGCCATGATGCAGGCCGACGACCTGGACGACTTCATCGCCATCCACCGCGACGTCGGCGGCGTCCCGCTGTTCAACACCATCGCCACCTCGGCCGACGGCCGGGCCTGGTACGCCGACACCTCGGCCACCCCCGCCCTGTCGGACGAGGCCCTGACCGGCTACGAGACCTCGCTGGCCGCCGATGTCATCGTGGCCGCGGCGGCCGACGCCGGGGCCATCCTCCTGGACGGCTCCGACCCGGTCAACGAGTGGGAGGAGCGGGAGGGGGCCCGCGACCCGGGGCTGGTGCCGTACGCCGAGATGCCGGTGGCGGAGCGGTCCGACTACGTGTTCAACGCCAACGACCCGTTCTGGATCTCGCACGCCACCGAGCTGCTGGAGGGCGACTACTCGCCCCTCCACGGCCGTCAGGGCACGGCTCCCTCGCCCCGCACCCGCGAGAACGCCACCGTCCTCGACGACACCACCGCCGAGGGCCCCTCGGGCCCGGACGGCACCTTCACCCTGGAGGAGCTGGCCGCCGCCGCGGTGCAGAACCGGGGCTACACGTCCCGGGCCCTGCGGGAGGCGGTGGTCGAGCGCTGCACCGGTGCCGCCCCGGTGGCGGTGCCGGCCCTGACCGACGACGAGGGCGCCGAGGAGCTGCCGGCCGCCACCGTGGACGTGGCCGAGGCCTGCGCCGTGCTGGAGGCGTGGGACGGCACCTACGACGTCGACTCGGTGGGCCCGCCGGTGTGGCGCGAGCTCATGGGCCGCTTCGCCGGTGAGGACCTGACCGAGGCGGGGGCCCTGTGGGCCGAGCCCTTCGATCCCGCCGAGCCCATCGCCACCCCCCGGGGCCTGGCCCCGATCCCCCAGCCCGACCCCGACCCGGTCCTGGTCAACCTGGCCCGGGCCGTGCAGGTCCTGGACGCAGCCGGGGTGGCCGTCGACACCGCCCTGGGCGAGGTCCAGGTGGCCGAGCGCAACGGCACCCTGGTGCCCATCCACGGCGGCCAGGGGGCCGACGGCGTCACCAACGTGGTCGAGTGGGGCGGCGGGGGCACCATCCTGGACCCGGCCACCACCGACCTGTCCCGTGACCCGGTGGTCTCGGGTTCGGACCTGGCCGAGGTGACCGGCAGCGGCGCCGACGGCACCGGCTACCGCATCACCTACGGCACCTCGTTCATGATGGCCCTGGCCTACGGCGAGGACGGCCCGCAGGCCCAGGTGTTCCTCACCTACGGCAACACCGAGGACCGCGACGACCCCGCCTACCTGGCCGCCACCGAGGCGTTCTCGGACAAGGAGTGGCGCCCCGTGGCCTTCACCGAGGCCGCCGTGGCCCGGGCCGCGGTGGAGACGATCACCGTCCGGGGCTGA
- a CDS encoding cytochrome c biogenesis protein CcdA: MADLGLAAAFTFGMVATVNPCALPMLPAYLGWFITGDEATRPTPVAVTRAVVVALAVSAGFVAVFGTLGALVTAASAEVERITPWVTPVVGLALVAMGVVLLAGRAIRLPLPRLDRTGGGRGLAAMFLYGVSYAVVSVSCSIQLFVAHVATTFGADWGTGLARLGAFAAGFTLVIVALSMAVAVARGSAAALVRRASPHVGRASGLLFVLTGAYLVWYGASELRSGASPSDPVTDRVWGWSFDISAWVQSIGGVEVGLALALVVAAIALVLVLRSTRRAPR, translated from the coding sequence ATGGCCGACCTGGGGCTGGCCGCCGCCTTCACCTTCGGGATGGTGGCCACCGTCAACCCGTGCGCCCTGCCCATGCTGCCCGCCTACCTGGGGTGGTTCATCACCGGCGACGAGGCCACCCGACCCACGCCGGTGGCCGTGACCCGGGCCGTGGTGGTGGCCCTGGCCGTCTCCGCCGGGTTCGTGGCCGTGTTCGGCACCCTGGGCGCCCTGGTGACGGCGGCCTCGGCCGAGGTGGAGCGCATCACCCCCTGGGTCACCCCGGTGGTGGGCCTGGCCCTGGTGGCCATGGGGGTGGTGCTGCTGGCCGGCCGGGCCATCCGCCTGCCCCTCCCCCGCCTGGACCGCACGGGTGGGGGCCGGGGCCTGGCCGCCATGTTCCTCTACGGCGTGTCCTACGCCGTGGTCTCGGTGTCGTGCTCCATCCAGCTCTTCGTGGCCCACGTGGCCACCACCTTCGGCGCCGACTGGGGCACCGGGCTGGCCCGCCTGGGGGCCTTCGCCGCCGGCTTCACCCTGGTGATCGTGGCCCTGTCCATGGCCGTGGCCGTGGCCCGGGGCTCGGCCGCCGCCCTGGTGCGCCGGGCCTCGCCGCACGTGGGCCGGGCCTCGGGCCTGCTGTTCGTGCTGACCGGCGCCTACCTGGTCTGGTACGGGGCCAGCGAGCTGCGCTCGGGCGCCTCGCCGTCGGACCCGGTGACCGACCGGGTCTGGGGCTGGTCGTTCGACATCTCGGCCTGGGTGCAGTCCATCGGCGGGGTGGAGGTGGGCCTGGCCCTGGCCCTCGTGGTGGCGGCCATCGCCCTGGTGCTGGTCCTGCGCTCCACCCGCCGCGCCCCCCGCTGA
- a CDS encoding TlpA disulfide reductase family protein, producing MASGPADPPAQGDGATSPDATGDPTPGDGGIPPVVAGDPSPGDGGPTAATNRGGPDGTAPERGPGTGRPPRRSLLDARTLMVCALVALVAAVLAGLVVSTLTGDDDGEQPEAGLLTEAEVVPDIALDRLAGEGRASLADYQGQPLVVNFWGSWCAPCVEEMPDLQRVHTSLGDDVSFVGVNIRDQDPQDARDLARQTGVTYDLLVDAEGALTRALGIVTAPVTLLVLPDGTIAEVIQRTISAERLCEKLNQTVYAGGLEECG from the coding sequence ATGGCCTCCGGTCCCGCCGACCCTCCCGCCCAGGGCGACGGCGCCACCTCTCCCGACGCGACCGGCGACCCGACCCCGGGCGATGGCGGCATCCCTCCCGTCGTGGCCGGCGACCCGAGCCCGGGCGATGGCGGGCCCACCGCGGCAACGAACCGGGGCGGGCCCGACGGGACGGCGCCCGAGCGCGGCCCCGGGACGGGCCGGCCCCCGCGCCGGTCGCTCCTCGACGCCCGCACCCTCATGGTGTGCGCGCTGGTGGCCCTGGTGGCCGCCGTCCTGGCCGGCCTGGTCGTGAGCACCCTGACCGGGGACGACGACGGCGAGCAGCCCGAGGCCGGCCTGCTGACCGAGGCCGAGGTCGTGCCCGACATCGCCCTCGACCGCCTCGCCGGCGAGGGGCGGGCCAGCCTGGCCGACTACCAGGGCCAGCCCCTGGTGGTGAACTTCTGGGGGAGCTGGTGCGCCCCCTGCGTGGAGGAGATGCCGGACCTCCAACGGGTGCACACCTCCCTGGGCGACGACGTCTCGTTCGTGGGGGTCAACATCCGGGACCAGGACCCCCAGGACGCCCGCGACCTGGCCCGGCAGACCGGCGTCACCTACGACCTGCTGGTCGACGCCGAGGGGGCGCTGACCCGGGCCCTGGGCATCGTCACCGCCCCGGTGACCCTCCTGGTGCTGCCCGACGGGACCATCGCCGAGGTGATCCAGCGCACCATCTCGGCCGAGCGCCTGTGCGAGAAGCTCAACCAGACCGTCTACGCCGGCGGCCTGGAGGAGTGCGGGTGA
- a CDS encoding helix-turn-helix domain-containing protein, with translation MSAPAAPPAERGARPGQRERILDAALDLMAARGASATSMRTLATACGLHVAALYHYFPSKDALLRAVIEERRYGAQLEHLPVPDLRLPAPERLAALVHDMWEGAMAEAPIWRLLLSEALHGDPTARSVGDGLRATIEAALTDTLPRLVPEMTVAPDVAARAVAGTLFALLLEATLVEPEALAGHARRRAADLALLLVPTP, from the coding sequence GTGAGCGCCCCCGCGGCCCCGCCCGCCGAGCGGGGGGCCCGGCCCGGCCAGCGCGAGCGCATCCTGGACGCGGCCCTGGACCTCATGGCCGCCCGGGGGGCGTCGGCCACCAGCATGCGCACCCTGGCCACGGCGTGCGGTCTGCACGTGGCCGCGCTCTACCACTACTTCCCGTCCAAGGACGCCCTGCTCCGGGCGGTCATCGAGGAGCGGCGCTACGGGGCCCAGCTCGAGCACCTGCCCGTCCCCGACCTGCGCCTGCCCGCCCCCGAGCGCCTGGCCGCCCTGGTGCACGACATGTGGGAGGGGGCCATGGCCGAGGCCCCCATCTGGCGCCTGCTGCTCAGCGAGGCCCTCCACGGGGACCCGACGGCCCGCTCAGTGGGCGACGGGCTGCGGGCCACCATCGAGGCCGCCCTCACCGACACGCTGCCCCGGCTGGTGCCGGAGATGACGGTGGCCCCCGACGTGGCCGCCCGGGCCGTGGCCGGCACCCTGTTCGCCCTGCTGCTGGAAGCGACCCTGGTCGAGCCCGAGGCCCTGGCCGGCCACGCCCGCCGCCGGGCCGCCGACCTGGCCCTGCTGCTGGTGCCGACCCCCTGA